GATAAAAATAAACGGAAAAACCAGATTGTTGGACAAGTGAATCGTCGACTGCAATTTGAGGCGCAACGGCATAGCCGAGCGCCAAACTTGCGGCAGAATTTTTTTCGAAGTTTCGATCGCGCCCTTGGTCCAACGGAATTGCTGCGATTTCAGCGCGCCGATTTCCGCGGGCAATTCCGAGGAGCAGACCGCATCCTGCAGGTATTTGAACTTCCAGCCGCGCAATTGCGCGCGATAACTGAGATCGAGATCTTCGGTAAGCGTATCATCCGACCAGTTGCCGGCATCGAGAATGCAGGCTTTGCGCCAAATGCCAGCGGTGCCGTTGAAATTGATGAAAAAGCCCGCGCCGTTGCGCGCGGTTTGTTCAATCACAAAATGGCCGTCAAGGCCGATGGCCTGAGCGCGCGTGAGCATCGAGAAATTCGGGTTCAAATGTCCCCACCGCGTTTGCACCATTCCCACACCGGTATCTGCAAAATAGGGAATCGTGCGCGCCAAAAAATCCCGCGGTGGAATGAAATCCGCATCAAAAATTGCGATAAAATCGCCCGTCGCTTGCGCCAGCCCATCTTTCAAAGCGCCAGCCTTGAAGCCTTTGCGATTTTCGCGATGCAACAACGAAATATTGTAACCGCGGCTGCGATATTCATGAACACACTTTTGCGAGAGGCTAAGTGTATCGTCGGTCGAATCGTCCAGAACCTGAATTTCCAAACGATCGAGAGGATACGTCATGCGGCAGACCGCATGAATCAAGCGCTCAACCACATAGTATTCGTTAAAAACCGGCAATTGAATCGTGACCTTGGGATGGTGTTTGAGCGGTTTCGGGCGCAAGCCGACGACTTGCCGGAATTTCTTGAAGTAATAAACCATCAAAAAACCGTGCGCGCCAAACACAAACAAAATCACGAGGGCCACAAAATAAACCGAAAGAACGAGGTATTCTAAAACAGTTAGCATAACTTTTACGTTCACCGCCGCCATTTGCTAGTGTTGCGGCCGCGGTTGAAACCTACCTCCTTAAAATCTTTTCATCTTTAGAAATACGGCGAGGATTATAAGTAAATCAAATCTAAAGCGCAACTTTTTTATTGGGTTATCATATGTACACACACCAGCGTTGCAACAATGTAACATTACCAGCCGGAAACCGTGCGATTGAGTACCTCCGTGGCAATTTTTTCTACGGCTTCAGCGATCGCGCTTTGGCGATCGCCGGAATTCGCGCCGCCCGGCGAGTAAGCGCCAAATTGCGTGAGTTCCTCTTCCCACAAAACTTTGCGCTTTTTGACATCATCACATTTTATTTTTGCCGTCAAATAAACGCGAATCTCCTGCACTTGCTCTTGCGAAGTATATGCGCCGGCTTGCTCGTTCAGGCGCAAAATCGTGCCGGCGACAATCACATCCGCCAAGCGGCGGTCGGCGATTTTCAACGTATTATCGCGATTGAAACTCGCGATGATGGCGTTTGTGAGCTGTTCCTTAACGCCGAATTCGGCAGTTTGATCGTCAAAAATCGGTACTGCCACGGTTTTGAGATGAGGATTTGCCGAGCCGGAAAACGAATAAACGCCGCAACCGACCGTTGCCAACATCCCCATGCACAGCGCGCTTGCCAATCTATTCAGATTGCCGGCGACTGACTTGATATTCCTAGCGGCACCGAGGGAACCCTCTTCCCTTCTATCTTGAAAAAAAATTCCGTTGAATGACATTTCAGAAGGTGAATTGAGCATCGCTAAAACGGCAAATTATACTCTTTGATTTTGCGGTAAAGCGTGCGTTCGCTGATTTTGAGAATCTTGGCAGCCTTGCGGCGATTGCCGTTGGTGCGTTGCAGGGCTTCGTAAATCAAGCGCTTTTGCATGCCCTCGATCGATTCCATGTCTTCTTCTTCGTTGCCGACTTCATCGGCGCTCACATCCTGCACGACATCCGTCTCCACAAAGCCGCCCGGTTTGAGACGCCGCATCGGCGAAACGTAACGCCCGACAATCAACTCGCGCAACTGCGCAATTTCGTTTTTAAGATCGATCAGCGCGCGATAAATAAACTCGCGCTCGACTTCTTCACTGCGGCGGTTCAACGGCACGGGCAAACGGCGATCATACTCTGACCGGCGCGGCAAATGCTGGCGCACAACATTTTCGTCGACGCGCCTGCCGCGTTCTATAACAATCAACATTTCCACAAAATTCCGCAGCTCACGCACATTGCCGGGCCAGTGATAATCCTGCAACGCGCGAATCGCGCCCTCAGACATGCCCTCGAATTCGATTCTATTTTCACGGCAGAAATCATTCACAAACTTCTTGACGAGCGCCGGAACATCCTGCAAGCGATCGCGCAAGGACGGAATGCGCAGCCGGATCGCATTCAAACGGAAGAACAAATCCTCCCGGAACCGGCCGTGCTCAACCGCCTCGCGCAAATCCTTGTTGGTGGCGGCGACCACGCGCACATCCACATTGCGATTGCTGCTGCCGCCGACGCGAATAAAATCCTTGCCTTCGAGCAAGCGCAAAAACTTGACTTGCGCCGGCAGCGGCATGTCGCCGACTTCATCGAGAAACAGCGTGCCGCCGTCGGCTTGCTCGAAATAGCCCTTGCGCGAGCCGATTGCGCCGGTGAACGCGCCCTTTTCATGCCCGAATAATTCCGACTCGATGATTCCTTCGGGAATGGCGCCGGCATTCACCACCACAAACGGTTTGTCGGCGCGCGGGCTGAGACGGTGAATCGCGTTGGCCACCAGTTCTTTACCGGTGCCGCTCTCGCCAAGAATCAATACTGGAATATTCGTGGGCGCAACTTGCTGGATCGTTTCGAGCATCTGCCAGATTTCCGGCGAGTCGCCGACCAGGCCAATCTCGTCGCGCAACGTGTGCAAATCGTCTTGCGCGCCGTTAACCTTCCCCGGAAGAGCATTCATGGGATTCGACTAGTGGGTTAAAATGTTTTCGTTTGCTTGCTGCAAGTCATCGCTTGTTCTGAAACCACTGCACGGTCTGAGTCAGGCCCTGTTCGAGCGTCACCTTCGGTCGCCAACCCAACAGCCTGGCGGCTTTATCATGTGACAACACACTGCGTAATTGTTCACCGGCTTTCGCCGCACCGTGCAACTCCTTCACGCGGTTGCCCGTGGCTTGATTGAGAATGCGAAACAACTGGTTGACGTCTGTTTCAATGCCGGTGCCGACATTAAAATAATCGTTTTGGGGATAGTCAAGCGCGCGCAGATTTGCCGCCACGACGTCGCCCACGTAAACATAGTCGCGCGTCTGCTTGCCGTCGCCGTTGATCATAGGCTGCTCACCGCCCAGCATGCGCGAGGTGAAAATCGCCACCACGCCGGCTTCGCCATGCGGGCTTTGGCGCGGGCCGTAAACATTGGCGTAACGCAACAAGGCATAGTTGATGCCGTAATTTTGCCCGAAGAAAACGATATATTTTTCGCACGCCAGCTTGGTGATGCCGTAGGGTGACGCCGGCCAGGTGGGATGCTCTTCATCTGCCGGAAACTGCACTTGCTCGCCATAAATCGCGCCGCCGGTGGAAGCAAAAATGAATTTCTTCACATTCGTCTTTTGCGCCTGCTGCAACAGGTTCAAGGTGCCGAGAATGTTCACCTCGGCATCATAACGCGGATCCGCGACCGATTTGCGCACATCCATCTGTGCAGCTTGATGATAAACGACTTCAAAGCGCTCGCGCTGAAAGATGTTCTCCACCTCTTGATCCCGAATATCAACATGATAGAATTTTGCCTGCGAATTGAGATTCTCTTTTCGCCCGGTGATCAAATTATCCATCACGGCAACGTCGTGTCCCTGCGCGATCAACGCATCAACAATGTGAGACCCAATGAAACCGGCTCCACCGGTAACCAAAATCTTCATGCTTCATCCTTTCAGAGTTAATGACTCTTCCTGATTTATTGAATATCTTTAGTGCCCGTTTTGCTAGCGCGCCTTTAAAACCACCCTCTGATCGTGACCTAAACACAAGCCACTTCCTGACTCATTTTAAATGTTTCACCGCTTTCGCCCCAATATCGCTGCGGTAGTGCGCGCCTGCAAAGGAAATGCGGTTTACGCCTGCATAGGCGCGCTCACGCGCCTGCTCAAACGTATTGCCCAACCCCGTCACCGCAAGCACACGGCCGCCGTTGGTTACCAGCCGGTTTTCCGAATCGCGCGCCGTGCCCGAATGAAACGTCAAAACATTTTCATCATCGCTTTGGCGTATACCCGAGATTGCTTTGCCTTTTTGATAATCCCCGGGATAGCCCGCCGAGGCCATCACAACGGTGAGCGCCCATGCCGAATGGCTTGCTTCTTCGGCCGCTGGCAGCGCGTCGTGCATCGTGCGCCACATCAACTCAGCTAAATCCCCCTTCAGCAAAGGCAAAATCACCTGCGCTTCCGGATCACCCAAGCGGCAGTTGAATTCGACGACTTTGGGACCGTCAGCCGTAATCATCAAACCGGCATACAAAACGCCGCGATACCTCCGGCCTTCTTTCGCCAGGCCTTGAATCGTGGGCTGCAAAATTTCACGTTCGACACGTTGCTGCAAAACACGATTCATGACGGGCGCAGGAGCATATGCGCCCATGCCGCCGGTATTCGGGCCGGTGTCGCCGTCATACACGGCTTTGTGATCCTGCGCCGGCGGCAAGGTGATGAAATTCACGCCGTCGGTGAGGCACAACACCGAAACTTCTTCGCCGGGCATGAATTCTTCAATCACCACGCGCTTACCGGCTTCGCCGAAAATTTTTTGGGCGAAGATGGCGGCAATGGCTGCATTGGCTTCTTCGCGGGATTTTGCCACGATTGCGCCTTTACCGGCGGCAAGGCCGTCAGCTTTTATCACAATCGGAATCGCACAATTGGAAAGATAGTCGCGCGCGGCTCCTTCCTGTTCAAAAATTCTATAATCAGCCGTTGGGATGCCGTGCCGGCGCATGAACTCTTTTGCGAAAACCTTGCTGCCCTCAATCTGCGCCGCCGCTTGCGAAGGGCCGAAAATCGCCAAACCCTGTTCTTCAAAATTGTCAACAATGCCTGCCACCAACGGCGCTTCCGGTCCAACCACGGTCATGTCGATTTTCGCTGTTCGCGCAAAATGCAACAGTTCTGGGACACGAACCGGAGAAATATCGACACATTCCGCCAATTGCGCAATGCCGGGATTGCCGGGCGCCATTGAAAGAGTGAGAATTACCATCGCATGCTCACGCCCGCCGCCGCCGATGACGAGAATACGCAAATGTCGCAAAGGAATTTGACCTGCTCTGGAATTTCTCATCATGAACTAAAATTATTTTCGAAAGACAAAGATCGAGGAGAATAAAGCGCTGGCGGTCTTTGCAATCTTCGACTTTCCATTCGCACGCTTCGCATCATCTCCTCCGCCGCTTGCTTTTTTTAACAGTGTAGGTTGCGACGGCTTTCTTCTTCTCTCCGGTTTTCAGATGCTCGATTTCATTGCGTAATTCTGCAGCGCGCTCGAATTCGAGTTTTTTCGCCGCATCGAGCATTTCTTTTTCGAGGCGATCGAGCAATTCCTCTCGCTCAAATGGCGACAGCTTTTGCCAGGCCGATTCAGAAATTTGCGCCGGGGTTTCACGATTGTATTTGCTGTCGGCCCTGACATCCGCCACTTGCGTCGAGCTTAAAATTTCTTCCGTGCTTTTGTAAATGGTCTTCGGCGTGATGCCGTGTTCTTCATTATACTTTCGCTGAATCTCGCGCCGGCGATCGGTTTCGTCGATCATTTTGCGCATCGAGCCGGTAATCCTATCGGCATACATGATCACTTTGCCATTCACGTTGCGCGCGGCGCGGCCGCCGGTTTGAATTAGTGAACGCTCGCTGCGCAAATAGCCTTCTTTGTCCGCATCGAGAATCGCAACCAGCGAAACTTCCGGCAAATCCAGGCCTTCACGCAGCAAATTCACGCCGACGAGCACGTCGAATTCCGCCAGGCGCAAATCACGCACAATTTCGACGCGATCAAGCGCATCGATTTCCGAATGCAAATAGCGCACGCGGATGTCCAACTCCGCGAGATAATCCGTCAAATCCTCGGCCATGCGCTTCGTAAGCGTCGTCACCAAGACGCGTTCCTGTCTTGCCACGCGCTGGCGAATTTCACCGATCAAATCATCTATTTGATTTGCCACCGGGCGCACGTCGACTTCGGGATCCATCAAGCCGGTCGGGCGAATCACCTGTTCGACAATCACGCCGCGGCTCTTCTCCAGTTCGTAGGCTGCCGGCGTTGCCGAAACATAAATCATCTGGTTCATCATCGACTCATATTCCTCGAACTTCAACGGCCGATTGTCGAGCGCCGAGGGCAGGCGAAAGCCGTGTTCGACCAGCGTTTCTTTGCGCGAACGATCGCCATGATACATGGCCGTTATTTGCGGGATGGTCGCGTGTGACTCGTCGATGATTGTGATAAAATCTTTCGGGAAATAATCAATTAATGTGAACGGGCGTTGCCCCGCTTGCCGGCCGGAAAGATGTCGCGAGTAGTTTTCGACGCCATGGCAGGTGCCGATTTCCTGCAGCATTTCGAGATCAAAATTCGTGCGCATCTCGAGGCGCTGTGCTTCCAGCAGTTTGTTGTGCTGTCGAAACCATTCCAAACGCTCGGCCAACTCGATTCGAATCGCAGCGAGGGCGCGCAACACTTTTTCCCGCGGGGTGACGAAATGCTTGGCCGGAAAGATGGCAACACTGTCGACTTCGCCCAAGATTTCGCCGGTTAATGTGTTAATCTGAGAAAAGGATTCGATTTCATTGCCGAACATTTCAATGCGATACGCCTCGCGCTCGTAGGCCGGAATGACTTCGACGACGTCCCCGCGCACGCGAAACGTGCCGCGGCTGAAATCGAAATCATTGCGCGTGTATTGCATATCGACCAGCCGCTCCAAAATGCGGTTGCGTTCGATGCGCTGGCCGCGATTGAGCATGAGCAGCTCGGCCTTGTAATCTTCCGGATCGCCCAAGCCGTAAATGCACGACACCGAGGCCACGATCAGAACATCTTTGCGCGACAGCAACGCGCTGGTGGCCTTCAGGCGCAAACGGTCGATTTCATCGTTGATCGCCGTGTCTTTTTCGATGTAGGTATCCGTCGTCGGTACATAAGCTTCGGGCTGATAGTAATCATAATAACTGATAAAATATTCCACGGCATTACGCGGGAAAAAACTCTTAAATTCGCCGTAAAGCTGAGCCGCGAGTGTTTTATTGTGAGAAATGACCAGCACCGGGCGATTCACTTTTGCGATCACGTTCGCCAGAGTGAATGTTTTACCACTACCGGTTACGCCCAACAAGGTTTGGTGTTTTTCACCGTTTTCGAGACCTGCCGTAAGCTCTTGAATCGCTTGCGGCTGATCGCCGGTGGGTTGGTAGTCTGAAACCAGTTCAAATCGGTCCATAAATTAAAAAAGATTAGCCATCCCACAACTGCAAGATGGCTTGATCATCATTTCCACGTGATTGTGCATGCAAAATTGTCGCCACAACGGCACAATGTCAAATTGTCAAAACCGAGTGGAATATACGTTCCCACGCCAACAATGTCAAGCGGTGCGCCTACCCGGCGGCGTGCGGCATTTTGCCTTGCCCGATGCAACAGAATCGTTGGCAGCATGATCGAACTTGCGTTCTTCGCTCATCGCAACAAGGCAGCACGCGATTGCGAGATAAACCGCCATGCCCGGCTCGTGCGTGGCATGATCTTTTGGGAAAAACACCTTGCAAATCAAGGCGCATGGGCTTATATTTCACGCTTGTAATTTGTAAACATAATCGCCGCGCCGGCGAGGTTTTGGAAGAATCTCTAAACTTTCGGAGTGTTTTTTATGGGCATGATGCAAACCATGCGGGGATATACCAAAGTGCTGTTCTATGGCTTGATTTTGGTTTTTGTCGGCACCATCATCTTCGACTGGGGCATGAATGTGACCGGGTTAAGCACGGCAGAATCCACCATTGCCCAGGTGAATGGTGAAAAAATTTCATTGGCGGAATTCGATTTGGCCTGCAATCAGGTGCTGGAGAGCTACAAACAAAGCGGCACGGAAATAAATGACAGCCAACTGAACGCTATTCGCAATCGCGTGTTGGATGATCTCATTCAGAGCAAACTCGTCCGCCAGGAAATCAAAAAGCTGAACATTCACGCGACGGACAAAGAGATTACCTATTACTTGTGGGATCGTCCCCCGGATTTCATCCAGCAGATGTTCCGCACCGAACAAGGGCAATTCGATGTCGCGCGTTATCAAGCGGCGCTCAAGAATCCCCAACTCGATGCCGCATGGATCGGCGTGGAAGAAGAACTGCGCAGCCGCCTGCCGGTGCAAAAGCTGCAAGATATGTTGAGCGCGACGGTCGTGGTCACCGAAAGCCAGGTTAAAGAGGAATACCTCAAGCGCAATCAAAAAGCGAGTGTGCGCTATGCGCAATTTCCTGCGGACAAGTATCGTTCCGCCGCCGTTACGATTACGCCGGCCGAGCTGGAAAAATACTATAAAGAACATCAAGACGAGTTGAAAGAACCGGAAAAGCGCACGATTGATTATGTGATTTTCTCGACACAGCCGACACAACGGGATTCCCAGGCGGTACAGGACACGGCGACGGCGGTTTATCAACGCGCGCTCGCGGGCGAAGATTTTGCAAAACTCGCGGAGATCTATTCCGAAGACGAATCCAACAACACGCGAGGCGGCGATTTGGGCTTCTTCCCCCGCGGCCAAATGGTGAAACCGTTCGAAGAGGCCGCGTTTGCGGCAAATGCCGGCGATATTGTCGGGCCGGTCGCGACGAATTTCGGCTTGCACATTATCAAAGTGGAAGAACGCAAGACAGAAAACAACGAAGAAAAAGTGCGCGCCCGCCACATTCTGCTGCGTTATCAGGCTTCCGCGCAAACTCAAGATACGGCGGAAAGCGACGCACGGTTTTTTGCAGAGCAAGCCCGGCAAACCTCGTGGGCTGAAACCGTCGCCAGCGAAAAGGTGCAAGCGCAAACCAGCACGCCTTTTGTCAAAGGCAACGGCTTCGTTCCGGGCCTGGGGTTGAATTTCGCCGCGTCACAATACATTTTCCGCAATGCCGTGGGCAGTATTAGCGATATTTTCGAGATACCGCAGGGCTATGTCGTCGTGCGCGTGGCCGACATCCAAAAAGAGCACACTAAAGCGCTGGAAGATGCCAAAACGCAAATTGAAACGACGCTGAAAGAGGAACGCTGGAAGCAAATGGCGCAACAGGCGGCGGAGAAATTTTACGCCGATCTGCTCAAATCCGGGACGGAGTCATTTGAAACGCTCGCACAGCGGGATACGGTCACGATCAATTCGCCCGAGCCGTTCACGCGCACGGGTTTTATCACAGGCGTGGGGCGCGACCAGGCTTTCATCGGCACGGCATTTTCGCTGAAGCCGTCGGAATTTTCCAAGCCGGTCAAGGGTATGCGCGGCTCCTACATCATTCAGCTCTTGAGTATCGATCCCTTCAACGAAGCCGATTTCAATATCAAAAAAGATGAAGTCCGCAGCCAACTCACGGATCGCGCCCGGCAGGAAGCATTCGAACAATGGCTAACGGCATTGAAGGAAGACGCCGATATCAAAGATGAGCGTGAGAGATTTTTCTAAAACCTCTTGCCGGAAACTGAAAAGCTCCCTTGTAACGGGAGCTTTTTTGTTTTTATACGTTTCCATTTTCACAAGCTGAAAACAAATTCCCAAAACGGGAATGCCCGAATTTGGCAAAACTCGGCGTCTTCTGTGATCATCGGCGACAAAGCTTTTCTGCCGAAATGCGCCGAAGTCACGGGGCATCGCCGAAAAAAATTGGCAGGATGATTTATCGACAGAATTATTTCAAACCGTTCTGCCGATAAATTATTCGTATAACCTTTCAGAATTTTATTCTGGCTTTGAGCGCCTTACGGCCTGGCCGTTAAGCTGCTGAATGGGTGCCGGCTTGCAGAGAAACCTCGCCCCGCAGCCTCACCGGTTCGGTTTCGCGCGCGCGTATGCGCAAATTCAACATCTCAACAAACACCGAAAACGCCATGGCAAAATAGATATAGCCCTTGGAAATATGCTGATCAAAACCCTCGGCGATGAGCGTCACCCCAATCAACAACAAAAAGCTGAGCGCAAGCATTTTCACGGTGGGCCGGCGGTGGACAAATTCACTGATGGCGCCGGCGAATACCATCATGAATCCCACGGCAATGACAACGGCCGTGACCATGATGGCGACGCGATTGGCCATGCCGATCGCCGTAATCACGGAATCAAGCGAGAAAACGATATCGAGCAACATAATCTGAATCAACACGCTCGCGAATGAGGCTTTCAGCTTGGCTTTTTTGTGTTCTTCCTCGCCTTCAAGCTTTTCGTGAATTTCAAACGTGCTTTTGGCGAGCAGGAACAACCCGCCAACGATGAGAATAATATCGCGCCCTGAAATTTCATTGCTCAAAATTGTGAACAAGGGCTTGGTCAAGCGCATCACCCAAGTCAACGAAAAGAGCAGCACAATGCGTGAAATCATGGCCAGCGCCAGGCCAAGTGTGCGCGCGCGCTGCTGTTGCTCGTGCGGCAATTTGCCCGCCAAAATCGATATGAAAATGATGTTATCGATGCCAAGCACGATTTCGAGCGCGGTCAACGTCACCAGCGCAATCCAGGCTTGCGGGTCGGTAAGCCAATCCATTGTTCGTACTCCCTCTCTGATTTTAGTTCGAGTCTACAAATTTAAATGGGGGTGTCATGAGGTAGGAAAAAATATCTTGATAGCTGTGCCGCGGCCAACTTCACTCGCCACCTGGATTATGCCGCGATGCGACCGCACGATGCCGCGCACCGCCGCCAGCCCGAGCCCCCGTCCGGTGAATTTCGTGCTAAAAAACGGTTCGAACATGCGCGCACGGGTTTCCTCCGTCATGCCGCCGCCGGTATCCCGGATTTCCAAAAAAACGTAGGCGCCGCGCGGCAACGCCTCCGGTTGATTTCCGGCTGGTACCGCATCATTCGTTTGTTGCAGGCCCGTCGTCACCGTTATTTCGCCGTCCTGGCCATTGATCGCATCCGAAGCATTCAAAAACAAATTCGAAACGACTTGCTGCATTTGCGCGGCATCGGCCTGAATGTCCGGTAAGTCGGCCGCAAGCGCATAGCTTAGCTTGACGCGTTCGGTAACCAAAGTTCTCAGCATCGGCTGCATTTCGATGAGCAAGGTGGAAAGATTCACGGATTGCGCGTTGAAGCGCGCCTTGCCGGTGAAAGCAACGATTTGATTCGTCAACTCAGCCGCGCGCAATGCGGCTGCTTCAATCTGCTCGATCGGGTTGCGCAATGGCGCATTTTCCGGCAGGTCTTGCAACGCAAGATTGGCATTACCCAGAATAATGGTCAACAAATTGTTGAAGAGATGAGCCATGCCGCCGGCAAAATCATCCAAACCTTCGGCGGTCTGCGTCCATGAAATTTGACCTTCTGGCGGGGGCTGGGAGGCGCTTTCGGATTGTGATGCGCCGGTATCATGCAAATGTGAACCGGAGCGTATCGGGGGCGCCGCATTGAGCCGGGTCGAAGCGAGCGAGGTATCCGCGCGTGAAACGTGATTTTCAAACAGCTTGCGATAACGATCTTCGCTTTCGCGCAGCGCTTTTTCGACGCGCGTGCGCTCGGCAATTTCCTTTTGCAGAGTTTGATTGAGCGCTTCCACGGTTTGAGCCCGGGTTTCGGCTGCCAGCGCGCGCAGCCGCGCTTCTTCGGCTTGTTTGCGCTCAGAAACATCGCGAATGAGCGTGCGCATCGCGATGGGAACGCCGTTTTTATCCAACACGAACGAGGTTTGCGTCTCCGCGGGAAAAACTGAGCCGTCTTTTTTGCGCATCATAAATTCGTAAATATCCTGCCGTCCCGAGCGCGAGTATTGCTGTTGCTGCGCGCGGCTCTCGGCAACATAAGACTTGATGAGCGCCACGGCGCGCTCGAACTCTTGTTCGGCAAAGAGCTGCGGAATCTCGATGCTGCCACGCGCAAAATCCTCTTCGGAATATCCAAACAAGATATGCGCCATCCGGTTCATGTAAGTAAGATGTGGCACGACGATATCAATTTCCAGCAACGCTTCCGGCAAATAGTAAAGAAAATCGTTGAACTGATTGCGCAGACTTTGCAATTCTTTGATCAAAGAATCCATGAATTTCCTGCACACGTGATGGAGGGCGTGAACGAGAATGACATTTGCCCATCGCCTCTAGTTGGCCGAACTTCTCAATCAAATCCGGTGAATTGCTTACGCTGTTCCGCCCTGAAGGTTGGCGTATCGCGCCAATCTTTCCCCGCAATCACACGATTGCCGGCGTGCTCTACATCAGTGCATCAATCTTGGCAGCTAGATCAAAATCGCGTTGACTGATGCCGCCGGCGTCATGCGTGGTCAAATCGATGGCAACGCGATTATAGACATTCGACCACTCCGGGTGATGATTCATCGACTCCGCAATCAGCGCAACGCTCGCCATAAACCCGAAGGCTTCGACGAAAGAACCGAAGTGCAAACTCTTATGCAATTTGCCGTTCACCAAAGCCCAGCCGCGCAAGGCCGCCAGGTTATCTTCGATTTCGGCCTCGGATAATTTCTTGATGGCTACCATCAGGCGCCCTCCTCGTTGAAATGATTTTAATCCCGAGAATTTTCTAAAAAACGTTTTTGCCTGAGAGTCAGAGCTTCAAATACCCCAAAATATCATCGTAAATCCCACCTTGATTGGAATACAAAGCATAATTGCGCGCGGTCGCAAACCATTCTTTGGTGGTTGGTTTCAGCGACGCCATTGCCGCCAACAGGCCCTTTGCCGTCAATGGCGCGGGCATTCCCTTTTGCATGGCCTCACGCAGCTTGCCTTCCACGGCAATATCAACTACCGCCTTCAAATCTGCGCCGGAAAAATTTTCCGTTTTCTTGGCAAGCTGCATGTAATCGATTTCTTCCATCGGTTTCCCGTGCAGAAGAATCTTGAAAATC
This genomic stretch from Cytophagia bacterium CHB2 harbors:
- a CDS encoding glycosyltransferase, whose protein sequence is MLTVLEYLVLSVYFVALVILFVFGAHGFLMVYYFKKFRQVVGLRPKPLKHHPKVTIQLPVFNEYYVVERLIHAVCRMTYPLDRLEIQVLDDSTDDTLSLSQKCVHEYRSRGYNISLLHRENRKGFKAGALKDGLAQATGDFIAIFDADFIPPRDFLARTIPYFADTGVGMVQTRWGHLNPNFSMLTRAQAIGLDGHFVIEQTARNGAGFFINFNGTAGIWRKACILDAGNWSDDTLTEDLDLSYRAQLRGWKFKYLQDAVCSSELPAEIGALKSQQFRWTKGAIETSKKILPQVWRSAMPLRLKLQSTIHLSNNLVFPFIFIVGLLNLPLILLKNESAHDYSSYFAISSFFLLAFFGSLLMYVTSQKELYPDWRKRILYFPLFMAGSMGLAFNNTRAIVQGLCNRKSEFQRTPKYRIESNRDHFLDKTYFNVRGSMKRFTGWGIVELLLAFYSFAGIVISLSYAEFAAVPFQSLFCCGYGYIGFLSVKHTLLPQLRERFNQPVWLAGRTKSVLQPQ
- a CDS encoding sigma-54-dependent Fis family transcriptional regulator, whose product is MNALPGKVNGAQDDLHTLRDEIGLVGDSPEIWQMLETIQQVAPTNIPVLILGESGTGKELVANAIHRLSPRADKPFVVVNAGAIPEGIIESELFGHEKGAFTGAIGSRKGYFEQADGGTLFLDEVGDMPLPAQVKFLRLLEGKDFIRVGGSSNRNVDVRVVAATNKDLREAVEHGRFREDLFFRLNAIRLRIPSLRDRLQDVPALVKKFVNDFCRENRIEFEGMSEGAIRALQDYHWPGNVRELRNFVEMLIVIERGRRVDENVVRQHLPRRSEYDRRLPVPLNRRSEEVEREFIYRALIDLKNEIAQLRELIVGRYVSPMRRLKPGGFVETDVVQDVSADEVGNEEEDMESIEGMQKRLIYEALQRTNGNRRKAAKILKISERTLYRKIKEYNLPF
- a CDS encoding SDR family oxidoreductase, coding for MKILVTGGAGFIGSHIVDALIAQGHDVAVMDNLITGRKENLNSQAKFYHVDIRDQEVENIFQRERFEVVYHQAAQMDVRKSVADPRYDAEVNILGTLNLLQQAQKTNVKKFIFASTGGAIYGEQVQFPADEEHPTWPASPYGITKLACEKYIVFFGQNYGINYALLRYANVYGPRQSPHGEAGVVAIFTSRMLGGEQPMINGDGKQTRDYVYVGDVVAANLRALDYPQNDYFNVGTGIETDVNQLFRILNQATGNRVKELHGAAKAGEQLRSVLSHDKAARLLGWRPKVTLEQGLTQTVQWFQNKR
- the purD gene encoding phosphoribosylamine--glycine ligase: MRILVIGGGGREHAMVILTLSMAPGNPGIAQLAECVDISPVRVPELLHFARTAKIDMTVVGPEAPLVAGIVDNFEEQGLAIFGPSQAAAQIEGSKVFAKEFMRRHGIPTADYRIFEQEGAARDYLSNCAIPIVIKADGLAAGKGAIVAKSREEANAAIAAIFAQKIFGEAGKRVVIEEFMPGEEVSVLCLTDGVNFITLPPAQDHKAVYDGDTGPNTGGMGAYAPAPVMNRVLQQRVEREILQPTIQGLAKEGRRYRGVLYAGLMITADGPKVVEFNCRLGDPEAQVILPLLKGDLAELMWRTMHDALPAAEEASHSAWALTVVMASAGYPGDYQKGKAISGIRQSDDENVLTFHSGTARDSENRLVTNGGRVLAVTGLGNTFEQARERAYAGVNRISFAGAHYRSDIGAKAVKHLK
- the uvrB gene encoding excinuclease ABC subunit UvrB, whose product is MDRFELVSDYQPTGDQPQAIQELTAGLENGEKHQTLLGVTGSGKTFTLANVIAKVNRPVLVISHNKTLAAQLYGEFKSFFPRNAVEYFISYYDYYQPEAYVPTTDTYIEKDTAINDEIDRLRLKATSALLSRKDVLIVASVSCIYGLGDPEDYKAELLMLNRGQRIERNRILERLVDMQYTRNDFDFSRGTFRVRGDVVEVIPAYEREAYRIEMFGNEIESFSQINTLTGEILGEVDSVAIFPAKHFVTPREKVLRALAAIRIELAERLEWFRQHNKLLEAQRLEMRTNFDLEMLQEIGTCHGVENYSRHLSGRQAGQRPFTLIDYFPKDFITIIDESHATIPQITAMYHGDRSRKETLVEHGFRLPSALDNRPLKFEEYESMMNQMIYVSATPAAYELEKSRGVIVEQVIRPTGLMDPEVDVRPVANQIDDLIGEIRQRVARQERVLVTTLTKRMAEDLTDYLAELDIRVRYLHSEIDALDRVEIVRDLRLAEFDVLVGVNLLREGLDLPEVSLVAILDADKEGYLRSERSLIQTGGRAARNVNGKVIMYADRITGSMRKMIDETDRRREIQRKYNEEHGITPKTIYKSTEEILSSTQVADVRADSKYNRETPAQISESAWQKLSPFEREELLDRLEKEMLDAAKKLEFERAAELRNEIEHLKTGEKKKAVATYTVKKSKRRRR
- a CDS encoding TerC family protein, whose protein sequence is MDWLTDPQAWIALVTLTALEIVLGIDNIIFISILAGKLPHEQQQRARTLGLALAMISRIVLLFSLTWVMRLTKPLFTILSNEISGRDIILIVGGLFLLAKSTFEIHEKLEGEEEHKKAKLKASFASVLIQIMLLDIVFSLDSVITAIGMANRVAIMVTAVVIAVGFMMVFAGAISEFVHRRPTVKMLALSFLLLIGVTLIAEGFDQHISKGYIYFAMAFSVFVEMLNLRIRARETEPVRLRGEVSLQAGTHSAA